A genomic region of Octopus sinensis linkage group LG2, ASM634580v1, whole genome shotgun sequence contains the following coding sequences:
- the LOC118762106 gene encoding uncharacterized protein LOC118762106 gives MSAASNNRKRKRLSNASNKENSFCDLNVSNSAVNNNLTSYSFECHNTANFCEYFERPHSFNFFPADLVNREPPSYYDESQLQKRRRLSITQLQRPPDIPPLFYQKVEEIVHSIEVIHENVLFNLMQMRNMKMDEMSSKFNTLAEEGPVNPEANNPQPSNDYFAAQYFYQQSLKNDFSAKMNAIANFYSQHKDRLTFQINCIMQQIRDFSMFSNDSMSIQVPVPKGPCSTNDYFLSYDLITLPFYMAADFIKEESIYTSYYLHM, from the coding sequence ATGTCTGCAGCTTCAAATAATAGGAAGAGAAAACGACTTTCAAATGCTTCAAATAAAGAGAACTCGTTCTGTGATTTAAATGTCTCTAATTCAGCTGTTAACAACAACTTGACCTCTTATTCATTTGAATGCCATAATACAGCAAACTTCTGTGAATACTTTGAGAGGCCACACTCTTTCAACTTTTTCCCAGCTGATTTAGTTAATAGGGAACCACCCTCCTACTATGACGAAAGTCAACTTCAAAAACGGCGCAGATTATCTATTACTCAACTACAAAGACCTCCAGATATTCCACCACTCTTTTATCAAAAAGTAGAAGAAATTGTCCATTCAATTGAAGTCATTCACGAGAATGTTCTTTTTAACTTGATGCAAATGAGGAACATGAAAATGGATGAGATGAGCTCAAAATTCAATACATTGGCAGAAGAAGGACCAGTTAATCCCGAAGCAAATAATCCACAGCCAAGCAATGATTATTTTGCTGCTCAGTATTTTTATCAGCAGTCATTGAAAAATGATTTTTCTGCTAAGATGAATGCAATTGCTAATTTCTATAGTCAGCATAAAGATCGTCTTACATTCCAAATTAATTGTATCATGCAGCAAATTAGAGATTTCTCTATGTTCTCAAATGATTCTATGAGTATCCAAGTACCTGTACCGAAAGGGCCATGTTCCACAAATGACTATTTTCTGTCTTATGATTTAATTACACTTCCTTTTTATATGGCAGCTGATTTTATTAAAGAGGAATCAATATACACATCTTATTATCTACACATGTAG